The Bacillus sp. NEB1478 genome contains the following window.
TCTGATTTTGTTAACAGACTTGGATGATTTTCTAAAAAACGTTTCTTATGCTCATTGAACTCATTTATGCTGTTAAACTGGCTAAACCTTTTAAACTGCTGGATGTTTCCTGCTCTCAATTTTTCTTCCTCCCTTTTGCTTGACTCATCTTTTAAATCGCTTAAAAAAGGAAAAAAGAGCCATCGAAGAGAAATATTTTTAAAAATGCTTTTTAAATAAGGAGAAATGTATGATTTGTTCTGTTTCTAAGGGGAGTCTTTTTTACGAGATAGTTGGTGAAGGTTTTCCGATTGTTATACTGCATGCGATGGGCACAGATCACCGGTCGATGAAGGCTTGGGTTGAACCAATCTTTGAAAAAATCACGGGCTATAAACGTATTTACGTTGATCTGCCTGCTCATGGTTATAGCCAGATTTCGAACGACTTGAAGTCTTCAGATGATATTCGTCAAAATTTACTAGACTTTATTGATTACATACTGCCACAACAAACTTTCTCTATTATCGGCACTTCTTATGGAGGATATTTAGCTCAGGGCATTCTTAATCAAAGACTGGAGCAAATAAAAGGAATCTGTCTGCTCAGTCCCGCCCTGCATATGAGGAATCGAGTTTCTCCTGAAAAAGTTGTCTTGGCTCGTGATGAGGAACTTCTAAACCAGCTGGATCCAAATATTCGAGCAGGCTTTGAAACATTGATGATCTATCAGGATAAAAAGCACTTTGAGTATTTTTTACGGGAGATTCAGCCTGGACGTTTGCTCGCAAACCGAGAATTTTTGCTCTCAAACTGGAGAGAAAAAGGTTACTTTTTTAGTGAAGAACTCTTTGGAGAAGTTGATCGAGTGGATCAACCCGCCCTTATTGTGACTGGCAAGCAGGATTCGATCTGCAGTTATAAGGACCCATTTGTCCTGTTAGAAAAATTTCAGCGGGCTTCTTTTGTGGTTTTGGACGAGGCTGGTCATATGCTGCAGATTGAAAAAAGAGAACTGGTACAGGAGCTTGTTTCGGAGTGGCTTATTCGAGTTAATCATGAAAAAAAAGGCTGATATCTATAGTCAGCCTTCTACTTATATTTGAGCTCGATGTACTTTCTGAATGGACACTTTTTTGTGTTTGTTGAATTATTTTATTTTTCGCGAGATTAATGCTAAAATCCGCGAGATTATTAAAAAATGTTTTCCTCAGGTAGAATCACAGCTCCAAAATCAGGATCAACACCTACAATTCCACTCTTCTTATTATTTCTTCACCATCTCCGGCATCAAAATCTTCTTATCAATCGATTTTTCTTCATTTTTCAGCCGGGAGAAGATCAAATCACCCGCAATACCTCCGATTTCGTCAGGACGCTGCATAATGACGGTGAGTTTTTGCTTAAATAAAGAAGAAAATTCCAAATCGCCAATCGAAACGACTTCAATAGAGTCCAATTCGACGCCTAACTCCTGTAAACCAAGATATAAGCCGTATGTCATTTCATTATTCAATGAAAAAACTGCTGTCGGCTGCGGTTCAAGTTTCATTAATCGTTTGATTCCTTCGATTCCTGATCGTCTCGTAAAATCACCCTCATAGACAAAACTAGGATTCATAGACTTTCCTGCTTTTTCAAAAGCGTTTATCGCTCCACTCCATCTTTCTTTTGCCGTAATGACAGTTGGTGGTCCGCTGATGATTCCGATTTGCTGATGTCCTTTTTCCAATAAGTATGTTATCGCATTTTCAGCAATCGCTTCGTTATCTTCTGCAACGACATCGAGATTCAGCCCTTTTATCTGGCGGTCTATTAAAATGACTTGTATACCGGAAACTGTGATTTTGCTGATTTTGTCTACATTTTCGCCAGTACCCGCCAGAACGATCCCTTCTACCCTTTGCTCCAAAAGGAAATTGAGCGATTCTTTTTCCTTTGAAGAGTCTTCTTCCGTATCCATGATTAGGAGATGGTAGCCAGCACCGAGGCATTTTCGCTGGATCTGCCTCGCCATCTGCATGAAATAGGGATTCGTCATATCCGGAAGAACCAGCCCGATACTACGTGACTTGTCTTGTTTCAGACTTCTCGCAATTGAGTTGGGCTGATAATTCATCTTTTCCACTGTTTTTAACACTTTTTCTCTTATATCTGCACTCATATAGCCTTTATTATTTAACACGCGGGAGATGGTAGCCGTTGAAACACCGGCTTCCCTCGCTACTTCTTTTATTGTCACTTTCGGCAATATCATCTACTCCCTGACTGAAGTTAAACTTTACATGTTTTTTATTATACACGGGATATTAACTTCATCATCCTGTTCACGATCTGCTCATTTTTTTCAAATCATGCAGCATGTTATTTTCGGTTCCAAACGTATCATGAAGTTTCAAATAATGCTCATATAGGCGATCATAAATCTCAACGTTTTTTGGTATTGGTTTGATTCTTTCTGTCTTTACCCGTGCCATGTATTCAGCGGCTTCAAAAATGGTTTCATAACCTCCGCTGCCTTTTCCTGCCGCAACGGCACCGAACATAGCGGCACCTAATGCAGGCGTATGTCTGGAATCCGCAATCTTCATTTCCCGATTCGTCACATCAGCATAGATCTGCATCAACAATTGATTGACTTGCGGGAGACCTCCGCACGTGAAAATTTCATTGATTTCAAGTCCAGACTCTTCAAACGTCTCGATGATTTTTCTCGTCCCAAAAGCTGTAGCTTCGAGCAGTGCCCGGTAGATCTCTTCCGGTTTTGTGTTCAACGTTAATCCAACGATCAGACCGCTTAAATTCGGGTCTCCTAAAATGGACCGGTTTCCGTTCCACCAATCCAATGCGAGAAGTCCAATCTGTCCAGGCTGATAAGCACTTGCTTTTTCTTCCAAGTATTGATGAACAGATAGATTTTTTTCTTTTGCTTGCTGTTCGATATATGCGGGAACAGCTTGATCGATATACCATCCGAAAATATCTCCAACGGCTGCCTGTCCTGCTTCGTATCCGTATAAATCTGGGATGATTCCATCCTTAACAACACCTGAAACACCTTTTATATATTCTTCTCGATCCGAAAGATAGATGTGGCACGTTGAAGTTCCCATTGCCATCACGAGCTGGCCTGGTTTTACCGCACCGACTGCCGGTACTGCTGAGTGAGCATCAATGATTCCGACAGCTACCGGAGTGCCTGGAGCGAGCCCCATTGAAACAGCCATCTCTTCGTTAAGTACTCCAGCTCTTGATCCGATCGATAATACGTCACCCCGCATTTTTGTTTCTGGGATATCTTCTAATCTAGGATGCAATTTTTTTAAATATTTTTTGCTCGGATAGCCTGATTCGCGATTCCAGATCCCTTTATAACCGCTATTGCAGCTGCTTCGTACCAACTGATCGGTTAACTGTGATGTAACCCAGTCACCCGCTTCCAAAAAGAGGTCTGCAGCTTCATAAAGTTCAGGTGCCTCTTTTAAAATCTGTAGGATCTTCGGGAACATCCATTCAGAAGAGATCTTTCCGCCATATTTTTGTAAAAATGGCTCGTTCATTTCTTCAGCCGTTTTTGTGACTTCATCCGCTTCAACATGTGCCGCATGATGCTTCCACAATTTTACCCAGCTATGCGGGCTGCTGCTCCATCTTTCATCCAAGCATAATGGTTTTAAATTCTCATCGAGAGGCAGCATCGTACATGATGTAAAATCAATGCCAAGCCCGATCACGTCATTCGAGCTGATTCCCGCTTTCTCCAAAACGTCCGGAACAGATCTGTAAAGCACGTCGAAATAATCTTGGGGATGCTGAAGCGCCCAGTCACTTCCAAGCTTTGTTCCATCGGGAAGTGTTTCATCTATCACTTTATGTTTGTAAGGTGTGACAGAACTGGTGATTTCTCTTCCATTTGCCATATCAACAAGGACTGCTCTTCCCGATTCTGTTCCAAAATCAATACCTATCGAATATTTGACACCCATAAGACTCCTCCCTTCTGATAAAAAAGATTATGACTTGTACAACGGGCCAAACGCAGAACATGCACGATAGTCGGCTTCCATCAGATTATCTGTCCCGAACGCACTCCACGCACTTGGACGGAAGATTCGTTCTTCATTCACATTGTGCATGGATACTGGAATCCGCAGCATCGATGCTAATGTGATAAAATCTGCACCGACATGGCCATAGCTTAATGCACAGTGATTGGATCCCCAGTTGTACATCACCGAGTACACATCTTTAAAAACTCCTTTGCCTGTCAGCTTCGGAACAAACCAAGTAGTCGGCCATGTGGCGTTCGTTCTTTTATCCAATGTGTCATGAACATCATCTGGCAATTCAACAGTATATCCTTCAGCGATCTGTAAAACAGGTCCGATTCCTTTTACAAGATTGATCCGTGCCATCGTTACGGGCATTTCACCTTTTGTTGTATAATCCGTCGAAAACCCGCCCCCTCGGAAAAAGTCTACTGCCTGGCACCATTCTGTATGATCTAAGCACTTTCCAACTTCTTCTTCCGTGATCTCCCAATGTGGTTTCATGGCTGGTTTCCCGTTGATTTCTTGCTGCCCTGTTCCATCTAGTGCAGCTGGTCCGGAGTTGATCAGATGGATGATTCCATTTTCTGCTTTTCCGGTTAACTTCTGTCCTGTCACTCGTTCAACGGCTTTCGGACTCCAATACGTCCTTACATCCGCAAAAATCTGTGCAGCATTTGTTAAAAGATGACCTAATAACATCGTTACTCCGTTTAACGTATCATTTTCTGTGGCGATGACGAACGGTTCCCGAATCCCGTTCCAATCGAATGATGAAGAAAGAATGGCTTCCATAAAATCACCGTTCGGCATAAAATCTGTCCAAGCACGCTGTCCTTGAAACCCAGAAGCGATCGCATTTCTCCCCAAAGCTTCCTCACCGAATCCCTTTTCAGCAAGCTTCGGATTTCCAATCATGAGGTCTTTTGCGATAAGCGTCATTTTGACAACCGTCTGCCAGTCTCCTTCCTGCTGCTCAGGTGACCGCTGAAGTTCAGGTGGATTAACGTTCTGACCTTCTTTACAGTTTTCCTTCACCCAAAGAAGAGCTTTTTGAAATTCTCCTTCGTCATAAATGTTGAGTTCCATTCTGCGGATCAGTTCACTCATATCCACATACTCATTTCTCATGCCAAGGTACTCTTTAAAAAAGTCCTCATCCACGATACATCCCGCGATTCCCATGGATACAGAACCAATGGATAAATATGATTTTCCTGGAATGATACTTACGCCCACTGCCGACTTCGTAAACTGCAGCAGTTTCTCTTGAACATCTTCCGGAATAGACGAGTCTTCCATTTCCTGAACATCACGTCCATATATATTGAAAACAGGCAATCCTTTTTGGTTATGAGCAGAAGAGGCAGCAGCCAGATAAACAGCGCCTGGCCTCTCAGTTCCATTGAAGCCCCAGATCGCTTTTATCGTTAATGGATCTTGATCAATCGTTTCAGTCGGATAGCACCACGATGGTGTTACGGTAATCGTAATATCTACCCCACTAAGCCGAAACTTCTCCTGTGCTTGGGCTGCTTCTGTCACCCCTCCGATACATGTATCTGCAACGACACATTCTAATGGTGAACCATCTGGGTATTTAATTTTCTTTTGTAAAAAATCTGAGACCGAGATTGCAAGATTCATTGTTACCTCTTCTAATGATTCGCGTATGCCTCCCCGACGCCCATCGATCACCGGACGAATACCAACTCTCGGAAAATCCCCTACTAATCTTTTAGTTGACTTGTTTTTCATCTCACTAGTTGTTTGCAATGGAAACTCCTCCTCTTGTATGTAATCGTTTACATATGTTCAGAAAAAAATCTCATGTCCATATGTGTAATCGTTTACATAGACTATAAATCAATCTTTTCAGATGAACAACCTGTAAAAGAGGAAAAAGAAGAATCCATCCTAATTTACTAGTCTGGAAGGTTCATTTATTTTCCGGATTTTTGGATTTTTCGGGTATCTCAGTATTCGTATTCTTTCAATACGGACACCTTTTTCATTTCAATACGTTTTCGGAGATTATTTCATTTTCCGCGAGATTATCATATAACGTGTTTTTCTCAGGAAGAATTTAATATTAAGAACTTCTCCTCTCCTTCTTTATTTGGTGAATGATAAAGATCAGGCTTACAAATCCGGCAGTAAAAGAGCCTGGAATACTGAATAACAGGTATCTCCACTCACCAGTAATGATAGAAACAATGCTAAACAGAATAGGAAAACCTACTAATACAAAAAGAGAAACAACTAGTCCTAACCTTGTATTGTTTTCCATTTTTTCTCCTCCTATTTTATTGATTCTTATAGACTTGTATTATCGTTTCAGCCAATTCGGTAAAATCCTTCGCATCTTCTTCCTTGTCGCAGTCACTCCATTTATAATGCTTTTTTCCTTCATTTATCCATACGGTAAGATCGTACTTCATTTTAGATGTCGTACATGTATCTTGTTCATATTCCCGAATTTGATAATTAATAAATACTAGATTCTTTAACACGATATTCTTATCTTTATTTTCCATCGGAGCATTGTTTGTATCGATGACATTTTCCAAATTCGCTCCGTATTTAAGTGCAAAATCAAACCTGCCTTCTTTTGAACTATCATATTGTAAAGTAAAGAGCTCAATTTGCAGTGCATCACCGCATTGTTCTAAAACCGCAGTCATCTCATTATTTTTCTCTTCCATATGAAACATTTGACACGATGTTTTCCTAATTTCTCCGACTCCAAATTTATCTTCAGTTGTATCTAGTTTATATTTATAGGTCTTGCCATCATAATTTATATCTTGGTAAATCGGATCTCCTTCTTTCGTATATTGTGTAATCCGTATCTTGTCACTTTGATGATCGGCAGAGCTTTTTGAAAAATGGTACAACCGTTCTCCATTTTCAATCCTGCTGTTCCCCATCTTGATCTCATTTTTTGTACTTACAACCTGATCCTCTTTTTGACATGCGGATAAGAAACATATAGTTACGAAGAGCAATACCCAGTATCTCATCAGACCATCCCCTAATTAATTTCTATTTATTTCCACCCATTATAAATCTATTTGATACGTTTAAAAAGGAAAATTATGGACTTTGTCGAATTTTGGGAATAAGGGGGATTTATCATTGAAGAAAACAACAGGAATACTCAAACCCATTTTTATTCCCATCATCTTTTTTCTCATTGTATTTTCAGTATTAACGAGTCAGAATCTCGCACACGAAAAAGAACTTCCCGCAGAGGGCTGGAGTCGCTCCCTGCCATTAAATACAGGAACTTTTGGCGAAGTTAAGCCAGTCGTTTTTAAAGAAAATAGCCACTATCAAGTATTTGTACCAAAAGAAAACGAAGTCCTATCTTTTTGGGTGAACGATAAGCTGCAGGTTAGCCATAAGAAAACAATACCTGTCTCAATCCCAAGCGCGCAAAATTTCTGGACCGATCATGGAGACTTCATTTTTGTAAAAGGAACTCAGCTCATCCATTTTGACGGAAAACAAGAACGTGTCCTCGATAAAGATGTTCTAGGCATGGATTCTAATAAAAATGCCATTATTTATTTTAAAAGGCATGAAATTTTAAGTGTTGATTCAAAATCTTTTGAGGTTCAATCGCTTGATAAGGTGAAGGAAGATCTTAAATCTGTTGCTCTGAATAACACTTCAAAATCTTTTATTTCTAAGACAAGCTATTTGAATCCTTATAAAAAAATTAAAGCTATTTTTTATGAATATAAGAATTATGCTTTTTCTAAACATGTACTGTTAAACACGGATGAAGCTATTTCAGAGAACCGGTCCAGCTTTTACTTTGTAGAAAACGGTTCTGATTTAACCGTGTATTATATGCTGTTCAAAAACTATTCTGGCGGAAAATCATACACCCTTTACCATGGAACGAATAAATTGGACGCAAACTCCGATTGGAATTTCAATCCGATGACCTTTCAGGATAAGAATGGCGTTGAACTCGAAAATCCTAAGTTTGTCCAGTATGGTGTTGATGAGAACAACAAAGTCAGAACTCTCTTCACAACACGAGCAAAAAAATCTTTCGACAAAGAGGCAGTCAATGTTTATGAAGCGAAGCAAAAAGGTGATATTTGGCTAACAGAGAGAAGAAGCACAACAAACTACAATTCTATTCATCCTCAATGGATCGGAAATGAGTCTATTATGTGGATGAATATGACTGGACAGAAAGAA
Protein-coding sequences here:
- a CDS encoding alpha/beta hydrolase encodes the protein MICSVSKGSLFYEIVGEGFPIVILHAMGTDHRSMKAWVEPIFEKITGYKRIYVDLPAHGYSQISNDLKSSDDIRQNLLDFIDYILPQQTFSIIGTSYGGYLAQGILNQRLEQIKGICLLSPALHMRNRVSPEKVVLARDEELLNQLDPNIRAGFETLMIYQDKKHFEYFLREIQPGRLLANREFLLSNWREKGYFFSEELFGEVDRVDQPALIVTGKQDSICSYKDPFVLLEKFQRASFVVLDEAGHMLQIEKRELVQELVSEWLIRVNHEKKG
- a CDS encoding LacI family DNA-binding transcriptional regulator, with the protein product MTIKEVAREAGVSTATISRVLNNKGYMSADIREKVLKTVEKMNYQPNSIARSLKQDKSRSIGLVLPDMTNPYFMQMARQIQRKCLGAGYHLLIMDTEEDSSKEKESLNFLLEQRVEGIVLAGTGENVDKISKITVSGIQVILIDRQIKGLNLDVVAEDNEAIAENAITYLLEKGHQQIGIISGPPTVITAKERWSGAINAFEKAGKSMNPSFVYEGDFTRRSGIEGIKRLMKLEPQPTAVFSLNNEMTYGLYLGLQELGVELDSIEVVSIGDLEFSSLFKQKLTVIMQRPDEIGGIAGDLIFSRLKNEEKSIDKKILMPEMVKK
- a CDS encoding ribulokinase, whose product is MGVKYSIGIDFGTESGRAVLVDMANGREITSSVTPYKHKVIDETLPDGTKLGSDWALQHPQDYFDVLYRSVPDVLEKAGISSNDVIGLGIDFTSCTMLPLDENLKPLCLDERWSSSPHSWVKLWKHHAAHVEADEVTKTAEEMNEPFLQKYGGKISSEWMFPKILQILKEAPELYEAADLFLEAGDWVTSQLTDQLVRSSCNSGYKGIWNRESGYPSKKYLKKLHPRLEDIPETKMRGDVLSIGSRAGVLNEEMAVSMGLAPGTPVAVGIIDAHSAVPAVGAVKPGQLVMAMGTSTCHIYLSDREEYIKGVSGVVKDGIIPDLYGYEAGQAAVGDIFGWYIDQAVPAYIEQQAKEKNLSVHQYLEEKASAYQPGQIGLLALDWWNGNRSILGDPNLSGLIVGLTLNTKPEEIYRALLEATAFGTRKIIETFEESGLEINEIFTCGGLPQVNQLLMQIYADVTNREMKIADSRHTPALGAAMFGAVAAGKGSGGYETIFEAAEYMARVKTERIKPIPKNVEIYDRLYEHYLKLHDTFGTENNMLHDLKKMSRS
- a CDS encoding L-fucose isomerase, producing MKNKSTKRLVGDFPRVGIRPVIDGRRGGIRESLEEVTMNLAISVSDFLQKKIKYPDGSPLECVVADTCIGGVTEAAQAQEKFRLSGVDITITVTPSWCYPTETIDQDPLTIKAIWGFNGTERPGAVYLAAASSAHNQKGLPVFNIYGRDVQEMEDSSIPEDVQEKLLQFTKSAVGVSIIPGKSYLSIGSVSMGIAGCIVDEDFFKEYLGMRNEYVDMSELIRRMELNIYDEGEFQKALLWVKENCKEGQNVNPPELQRSPEQQEGDWQTVVKMTLIAKDLMIGNPKLAEKGFGEEALGRNAIASGFQGQRAWTDFMPNGDFMEAILSSSFDWNGIREPFVIATENDTLNGVTMLLGHLLTNAAQIFADVRTYWSPKAVERVTGQKLTGKAENGIIHLINSGPAALDGTGQQEINGKPAMKPHWEITEEEVGKCLDHTEWCQAVDFFRGGGFSTDYTTKGEMPVTMARINLVKGIGPVLQIAEGYTVELPDDVHDTLDKRTNATWPTTWFVPKLTGKGVFKDVYSVMYNWGSNHCALSYGHVGADFITLASMLRIPVSMHNVNEERIFRPSAWSAFGTDNLMEADYRACSAFGPLYKS
- a CDS encoding DUF4362 domain-containing protein; the encoded protein is MRYWVLLFVTICFLSACQKEDQVVSTKNEIKMGNSRIENGERLYHFSKSSADHQSDKIRITQYTKEGDPIYQDINYDGKTYKYKLDTTEDKFGVGEIRKTSCQMFHMEEKNNEMTAVLEQCGDALQIELFTLQYDSSKEGRFDFALKYGANLENVIDTNNAPMENKDKNIVLKNLVFINYQIREYEQDTCTTSKMKYDLTVWINEGKKHYKWSDCDKEEDAKDFTELAETIIQVYKNQ